A genomic region of Pristiophorus japonicus isolate sPriJap1 chromosome 20, sPriJap1.hap1, whole genome shotgun sequence contains the following coding sequences:
- the LOC139232841 gene encoding galactose-3-O-sulfotransferase 2-like — protein sequence MARGVSSRRAALTMACTVSMRTMQIVLLFIVVASFSFMGRTMYHFTSTGSRGPTCTPRENVMFLKTHKTASSTMLNILYRYGDARNLTFALPLYDHLGYPKRFKAEFVRAFVQHRHHEYHIMCNHMRFHLPEVKRVMPNGSFYFSIIRNPIQLAESAFAYFHAMSPAFSLARSLEEFVSDTARFYRSGPNNHYARNLMWFDFGGDHEAGAGDVEAALRGLDAAFDLVLVAEYFDQSLVLLHEALCWRLEDVAYFRLNLRHGASVVPLGPGAAAKIRAWNGLDWELYRHFNATFWRLVAAYGATRMERDVARLRELCRGLAATCLRGGAAGQPVDARLIAEPGLKPKRAGKANILGYALREGLSGPEWELCRRMVMPEKFYLQLLQRKQSLSPGAGSPPRTPSQR from the exons GGCGCTGACGATGGCCTGTACCGTCTCCATGAGGACCATGCAGATTGTCCTGCTCTTCATTGTGGTGGCCAGTTTCAGCTTCATGGGTCGAACAATGTACCACTTCACCAGTACCGG TTCTCGGGGCCCGACCTGCACCCCCCGGGAGAACGTGATGTTCCTGAAGACTCACAAGACGGCGAGCAGCACCATGCTGAATATCCTGTACCGGTACGGCGATGCCCGGAACCTGACCTTCGCTCTGCCCCTCTACGACCACCTGGGCTACCCCAAGCGCTTCAAGGCCGAGTTTGTCAGGGCCTTTGTTCAACACCGCCACCACGAGTACCACATTATGTGCAACCACATGAGGTTCCACCTGCCCGAG GTAAAGAGAGTGATGCCGAACGGATCGTTTTACTTCTCCATCATCAGAAACCCCATCCAGCTCGCCGAGTCAGCCTTTGCCTACTTCCACGCAATGTCCCCGGCCTTCAGTCTTGCCAGGAGCCTGGAGGAGTTTGTGTCGGACACGGCCCGGTTTTACCGGAGTGGGCCCAACAACCACTACGCCCGCAACCTGATGTGGTTCGACTTTGGCGGCGACCACGAGGCGGGGGCCGGCGATGTGGAGGCCGCCCTGAGGGGCCTGGACGCGGCCTTCGACCTGGTGCTGGTGGCCGAGTACTTTGACCAGTCGCTGGTGCTGCTGCACGAGGCCCTGTGCTGGCGGCTGGAGGATGTGGCCTACTTCCGGCTCAACCTGCGGCACGGCGCTTCGGTGGTGCCGCTGGGGCCTGGCGCGGCCGCCAAAATCCGGGCCTGGAACGGGCTGGACTGGGAGCTCTACCGCCACTTCAACGCCACCTTCTGGCGGCTGGTGGCGGCCTACGGGGCCACGCGGATGGAGCGCGATGTGGCCCGGCTGCGGGAGCTGTGCCGGGGACTGGCCGCCACCTGCCTCCGCGGAGGAGCCGCCGGCCAGCCCGTTGACGCCCGCCTGATCGCCGAGCCCGGCCTCAAGCCCAAACGGGCCGGCAAGGCCAACATTCTGGGCTACGCCCTGAGGGAGGGCCTGAGCGGGCCAGAGTGGGAGCTGTGCCGGCGGATGGTGATGCCGGAGAAATTCTATCTGCAGCTCCTGCAGCGCAAGCAGTCGCTCTCGCCCGGCGCCGGTTCACCGCCCAGGACGCCGTCCCAGCGCTAG